A window of the Desulforapulum autotrophicum HRM2 genome harbors these coding sequences:
- the dnaE gene encoding DNA polymerase III subunit alpha has protein sequence MMDTPSPFCHLHVHTEFSLLDGAIRLDALLKRCKEFNMDTVAITDHGTMFGTAPFNEKARKVGIQPILGCEVYVAPRSIRNKTAEDNKGLNHLVLLAKDREGYGNLCKLVSIAQFEGFYYKPRIDRELLTKYSKGLIALSACLKGDIPQKIIHNQMDLAFDSARYYLDTFGEDNFFLEIQKNGMEIQEKVNQGLWEVSKKLSIPMVATNDCHYLSRDHVRAHEALLCIQTGNTLNDANRFKFDSDELYFKSADEMIADFKTYPGAIENTLLIAKRCNVEFGEKVYHFPRYTSAQGEKSGEDCVQTAGEIFKRQAQEGFERRLKMLKRKNPNLDEALYRERLAYEIGVILDMGFPGYFLIVADFIRYSREHNIPVGPGRGSAAGSMVAYAMEITALDPIAHGLIFERFLNPSRISMPDIDVDFCIEGRDEVYKYVIDRYGGADYVSQIITFGKLKAKAVVRDVGRALSVPLPEVDVLAKLIPDNAKNLGQALKDVPRIMELVNQDPVKKELIDIALLLEGLPRQASTHACGVVISDKPLVEYLPTYKGKEGEVVTQFDMNFVEKLGLVKFDFLGLRNLTVIKNTLDLLKKQSKEVPDLLEIDMDDPPTYELLARADTTGVFQLESSGMKELITRLQPACFSDIVALVALYRPGPLDSGMADSYVERKHGREDVVYLFPQLEPILKETYGVILYQEQVMKIAGVLANYSMADADGLRKAMGKKIPAMMEEHRGLFLKGAKENNLDGAKAAELFDLMEKFGGYGFNKSHSAAYALICFQTAYLKAHYPLEYMAALMTSDMSNIDSVVKFIDECRNHEINVLPPDVNESESVFTVAPAAIRFGLAAVKGIGSAAIDSIVEIRSQEGPFTSIYDFCERVNLTKVNKRVLEALIKCGAFDSTGSKRSQMMAVLEDALDHGNRIQREKADAQMDLFADTEGGEALPLSVPSMPDIPELDDNDLLAMEKETLGFYITGHPLDRYEEMIKKFANVNSETLVETPEGQSVRMGGALRPLKILKTKKGDMMAFAALEDKKGSVEVVIFPELYQEVHYLLNDDTPVILQAEVQKRESNVKLLAEQIVPIDKAEAEWTASIVITMAAKGADISVLERLKGLLHRFAGTCSVFLEITVEDGSSVVIQLSQDELVSPDPLLFQEVEALLGKNTIETRCAPVKQRERKKRWQNNKQSANA, from the coding sequence ATGATGGATACACCTTCACCTTTTTGTCATCTCCATGTCCACACGGAGTTTTCCCTTTTGGATGGGGCTATTCGACTGGATGCCCTGCTCAAACGCTGCAAGGAATTCAACATGGATACCGTGGCCATCACCGACCACGGTACCATGTTCGGCACGGCTCCCTTTAATGAAAAGGCCAGAAAAGTCGGCATTCAGCCGATCCTGGGGTGCGAAGTTTATGTGGCACCAAGGAGCATACGAAACAAGACAGCCGAGGACAACAAGGGACTCAACCACCTGGTGCTGCTGGCAAAGGACAGGGAGGGGTATGGAAACCTGTGTAAACTTGTCTCCATTGCCCAGTTTGAGGGGTTTTACTACAAACCAAGGATTGACCGGGAACTGCTGACAAAATACAGCAAAGGCCTGATCGCCCTGTCCGCCTGCCTGAAGGGTGATATTCCCCAGAAAATCATCCACAACCAGATGGACCTGGCCTTTGATTCGGCCCGCTACTACCTGGATACCTTTGGTGAGGATAATTTTTTCCTGGAAATCCAGAAGAACGGAATGGAGATCCAGGAAAAGGTCAACCAGGGGCTATGGGAGGTTTCAAAAAAACTTTCCATTCCAATGGTGGCCACAAACGACTGCCATTACCTGTCCCGGGATCATGTCAGGGCCCATGAAGCCCTTTTGTGCATCCAGACGGGCAACACCCTGAACGACGCCAACCGGTTCAAGTTTGATTCAGACGAGCTTTACTTCAAGTCTGCCGACGAGATGATAGCCGATTTCAAAACCTATCCAGGTGCCATTGAAAACACTTTACTCATTGCCAAGAGATGCAATGTAGAGTTTGGTGAAAAGGTATACCACTTTCCAAGATATACCAGTGCCCAGGGAGAAAAGAGCGGAGAGGATTGCGTTCAAACCGCCGGGGAAATTTTCAAGCGCCAGGCCCAGGAGGGATTTGAACGGCGCCTCAAGATGCTCAAACGAAAAAATCCCAACCTTGATGAGGCCCTCTATCGGGAACGCCTGGCCTATGAGATCGGCGTCATCCTGGACATGGGGTTTCCCGGATATTTTCTCATTGTGGCCGATTTCATCCGCTACTCAAGGGAGCATAACATTCCTGTAGGACCCGGGCGTGGGTCTGCCGCAGGAAGTATGGTGGCCTATGCCATGGAGATTACGGCCCTTGATCCCATTGCCCACGGTCTGATCTTTGAAAGATTTCTCAACCCGTCCAGGATCTCCATGCCGGATATTGACGTGGATTTCTGCATTGAAGGCCGGGACGAGGTTTACAAGTATGTGATTGATCGGTACGGCGGAGCAGACTACGTCTCCCAGATCATCACCTTTGGTAAACTCAAGGCCAAGGCCGTTGTCAGGGACGTTGGCAGGGCTTTGAGCGTTCCGTTGCCTGAGGTGGATGTCCTGGCAAAACTCATTCCAGATAATGCAAAAAACCTGGGCCAGGCCCTGAAGGATGTGCCCCGGATCATGGAGCTTGTCAACCAGGATCCGGTCAAAAAAGAGCTGATTGACATTGCCTTGCTCCTGGAAGGACTTCCCCGCCAGGCATCAACCCATGCCTGCGGCGTTGTGATCTCAGATAAACCCCTGGTGGAATATCTTCCCACCTACAAGGGAAAAGAGGGCGAGGTTGTCACCCAGTTTGACATGAATTTTGTGGAGAAACTGGGTCTTGTGAAGTTTGACTTCCTGGGTCTTCGCAACCTCACCGTCATCAAGAACACCCTGGACCTCTTAAAGAAACAGTCCAAAGAAGTACCCGATCTCCTTGAGATCGACATGGATGATCCGCCCACCTATGAGCTTCTGGCAAGGGCCGATACCACGGGTGTTTTCCAGCTTGAAAGTTCAGGCATGAAAGAGCTGATCACAAGGCTCCAGCCCGCCTGCTTCAGTGATATCGTTGCCCTGGTGGCCCTGTACCGACCTGGCCCCCTGGACAGCGGCATGGCCGACTCCTATGTGGAAAGAAAGCACGGCCGGGAAGATGTGGTTTACCTTTTTCCCCAGCTTGAGCCCATTCTCAAGGAGACCTATGGGGTCATTCTTTACCAGGAACAGGTAATGAAGATTGCAGGGGTTCTTGCCAACTACTCCATGGCCGATGCAGATGGACTCAGAAAGGCCATGGGTAAAAAGATTCCCGCCATGATGGAAGAACACAGGGGACTGTTTCTCAAGGGTGCCAAGGAAAACAACCTGGACGGGGCAAAGGCCGCAGAGCTGTTTGACCTCATGGAAAAATTCGGCGGTTACGGGTTCAACAAATCCCACAGTGCCGCCTATGCACTGATCTGCTTCCAGACGGCATATCTCAAGGCCCACTATCCCCTTGAGTATATGGCCGCCCTCATGACCAGTGACATGAGTAACATTGACAGTGTTGTCAAATTCATCGACGAGTGCAGAAACCACGAGATAAACGTCCTTCCACCGGATGTAAACGAAAGTGAATCGGTATTTACCGTGGCACCCGCTGCCATCCGGTTCGGTCTTGCCGCAGTCAAGGGCATCGGGTCTGCCGCAATTGATTCCATTGTTGAAATCCGTAGCCAGGAGGGCCCTTTCACCTCCATCTATGACTTTTGCGAACGGGTCAATCTGACCAAGGTCAACAAACGGGTACTCGAGGCATTGATCAAATGCGGCGCCTTTGACAGCACAGGCAGCAAACGAAGCCAGATGATGGCAGTGCTTGAAGACGCCCTGGACCATGGCAACCGCATTCAGCGGGAAAAGGCCGATGCCCAGATGGACCTGTTTGCCGATACCGAAGGGGGAGAAGCACTGCCGCTAAGCGTACCTTCCATGCCCGATATTCCAGAGCTTGATGATAACGATCTTCTGGCCATGGAAAAGGAGACCCTGGGGTTTTACATTACAGGCCATCCCCTTGACCGGTACGAAGAGATGATCAAAAAATTTGCCAATGTCAACTCAGAGACCCTTGTGGAAACCCCCGAAGGCCAGAGCGTTCGCATGGGAGGTGCCCTCCGGCCCCTGAAGATTCTAAAGACCAAGAAAGGGGACATGATGGCATTTGCAGCCCTTGAGGACAAAAAGGGCAGTGTGGAGGTGGTGATCTTTCCGGAACTCTACCAGGAGGTTCACTATCTTCTGAACGACGATACCCCGGTCATTCTCCAGGCTGAAGTGCAGAAACGTGAAAGCAACGTAAAGCTCCTTGCCGAGCAGATCGTTCCCATTGATAAGGCAGAGGCGGAGTGGACGGCAAGCATTGTTATAACCATGGCGGCAAAAGGGGCAGATATAAGCGTCCTTGAGCGGCTGAAGGGGTTGCTTCACAGGTTTGCCGGAACCTGCAGCGTCTTTCTTGAGATTACGGTTGAAGACGGTTCATCGGTTGTTATCCAGCTGTCCCAGGATGAACTGGTCTCTCCCGACCCCCTCCTGTTTCAAGAGGTTGAGGCCCTTCTAGGCAAAAACACCATTGAAACACGGTGTGCCCCGGTAAAACAGCGGGAAAGAAAAAAACGGTGGCAGAACAACAAACAATCGGCCAACGCTTGA
- a CDS encoding BON domain-containing protein: protein MMFLNMKSVGVCLCLLITCAGCGPAIVGTAAVGAYKGTTDERTFGHMVDDSLITGGVKTRLLSDKFSSGLKIDVDTVEQVVTLTGVVENAEQRRIAENIALATPNVRRVENLLTVGSKSTGERFDDAVILSKINTSLMKEPGVRSLNIDVDVNQGRVTLTGIVTSSVERDRVVNIARSCPGAISVRDNLVIK, encoded by the coding sequence ATGATGTTTTTGAACATGAAATCTGTGGGAGTTTGCCTTTGTTTATTGATCACTTGTGCCGGTTGCGGTCCTGCCATTGTGGGGACAGCAGCAGTTGGAGCCTATAAGGGTACAACAGATGAACGTACCTTTGGCCACATGGTCGACGATTCATTGATTACCGGCGGGGTCAAGACAAGGCTTTTATCGGATAAATTTTCCAGTGGGTTAAAGATCGACGTGGACACTGTTGAGCAGGTTGTAACCCTTACGGGCGTGGTCGAAAATGCTGAACAACGGCGAATAGCTGAAAATATCGCCCTTGCAACCCCCAACGTCCGACGGGTGGAAAATCTGCTCACCGTGGGCAGCAAGAGTACAGGGGAGAGATTTGATGATGCCGTTATCTTGAGTAAAATCAATACTTCGCTCATGAAAGAGCCGGGGGTCAGATCCCTTAACATTGACGTGGATGTCAACCAGGGCCGTGTCACCCTGACGGGTATTGTGACCTCTTCCGTTGAGCGGGACCGGGTTGTAAACATTGCAAGAAGCTGCCCCGGGGCCATCTCTGTCCGGGACAATTTAGTCATTAAATAG
- a CDS encoding TerB family tellurite resistance protein, translated as MGWLGKVVGGTIGFALGGPIGAVAGAAFGHTFDKKEALYLSSGQSQQRLSTNEESQMTFFVAAFSMLAKIAKADGMVSEKEIASIEGFMSQDLNLNPESRNSAVNIFRQALNSNESFEAFAFQFHAAFSNQPRVIELMMDILLRVSAADGAISDKEEFLLLSAAGIFNLSDTDYARLKSRYVKAVNRFYSVLKIDETATNEEIKRQYRTMVSEYHPDKIEAKGLPDEFITLANDKFREIQEAYDAIRKERGI; from the coding sequence ATGGGTTGGCTTGGAAAAGTGGTTGGGGGAACCATCGGTTTTGCCCTTGGAGGCCCCATTGGTGCCGTTGCAGGAGCAGCATTCGGCCACACATTTGATAAAAAAGAGGCCCTTTACCTGTCGTCGGGTCAGTCCCAACAGCGACTTTCAACGAATGAAGAGTCCCAGATGACCTTTTTTGTGGCAGCATTTTCCATGCTGGCAAAAATAGCAAAGGCCGACGGCATGGTCAGTGAAAAGGAAATTGCCTCGATTGAAGGATTCATGAGCCAGGACCTTAACCTCAACCCTGAGAGCAGAAATTCTGCTGTCAATATCTTCAGGCAGGCCCTGAATTCTAACGAAAGCTTTGAAGCCTTTGCCTTTCAGTTCCATGCAGCTTTTAGTAACCAGCCCAGGGTCATTGAGCTGATGATGGATATTCTTTTGAGGGTTTCTGCGGCCGATGGTGCCATCAGCGATAAAGAAGAATTCCTGCTTCTCTCAGCAGCAGGGATATTCAACCTCTCAGACACGGATTATGCAAGGCTTAAATCCAGATACGTCAAGGCGGTTAATCGCTTTTATTCGGTTTTAAAGATCGATGAAACCGCCACCAATGAGGAGATCAAACGACAGTATCGAACCATGGTTTCCGAATACCATCCCGACAAGATTGAGGCAAAGGGCCTGCCTGACGAATTCATCACGCTTGCCAACGACAAGTTCAGGGAGATCCAGGAGGCCTACGACGCCATTCGAAAAGAACGGGGAATCTAA
- a CDS encoding alpha/beta fold hydrolase — MNRFAYYMSGYTLKAFSGFSKARVSIHGQENIPDASVIFTANHFTRMETIFLPYHIHGLIKKPVWSLASSDLFHGALKGILSSMGAVSTKDPDRDLVIVKNLISGDAQCIIFPEGMMVKNKKLVQSDEFKITHDTGVSRPHTGAAVIALTTEFYRQRLRRMEKINPHEFDRIVSMLEIHDPEKVLATQTFIVPVNITYYPLRAQQNLLSSIAVNLMAEPSQRVLDELMTEGTMLLTGVDVDIRFGTPIPIAGFLHNWLVESDLTSRRRITFSNTMASRPVMKTVSIEIMERYMASVYGMTTLNYDHIFASILKYFPGPVIGVYDFKCRAFLAITGRVMESDQNLHGSLYQNQIHLLTDDRHNRFGDFIQTAVDTGRVTLENGNILKKNEPLNTNLNFHRIRIDDPVSVMANEVDPLTDVQLFLIELARKTPREISILVKNRLLQKEKADFENDYNTYFIENESKPKGVGKSIFLPSNTGATRGVLLIHGYMAAPAEMKGIAQFFNDRGYSVHAPRLKGHGTGPENLAVVSYEEWIESAEEGYAVLRHLCDKIFIGGFSTGAGIALDLATRVEKVHGVFAVAPPREILDSGAYFAPAMDIWNHLLKRTKIGTIAKDFIHHETENPGIDYLRNPIAGIRQLEKFMEKLEPKIGHIKTPVLVVQSRKDPMVKPDETAKLFKKLGCVIKEFYLLDFDRHGILLGRGAHRVYRIIAEFMDSLETTDSDLTLSGPDVIPGPDK; from the coding sequence TTGAACCGTTTTGCCTACTACATGTCCGGGTACACCCTTAAGGCCTTTTCGGGTTTTTCCAAGGCCCGGGTTTCCATCCACGGCCAGGAGAATATCCCCGACGCATCCGTGATTTTTACGGCAAATCACTTCACCCGCATGGAAACCATTTTTCTGCCCTACCACATCCATGGCCTCATTAAAAAACCGGTCTGGTCCCTTGCAAGCAGTGATCTTTTCCATGGGGCACTCAAGGGAATCCTCTCCAGCATGGGGGCTGTCTCCACAAAGGACCCGGACCGGGACCTGGTCATTGTTAAGAACCTCATATCCGGCGATGCCCAGTGCATTATCTTTCCAGAAGGCATGATGGTGAAAAACAAGAAGCTTGTCCAGTCGGATGAGTTTAAAATCACCCATGATACCGGGGTGTCCCGCCCCCACACCGGAGCTGCCGTCATCGCCCTTACCACCGAATTTTACCGACAACGACTCCGGCGCATGGAGAAGATAAATCCCCATGAGTTCGACAGGATTGTGTCCATGCTGGAGATCCATGACCCTGAAAAGGTACTTGCGACTCAAACCTTTATCGTGCCGGTGAACATCACCTACTACCCGCTCAGGGCCCAGCAAAATCTGCTGAGCAGCATTGCTGTGAACCTCATGGCTGAACCGTCCCAAAGGGTCCTTGACGAACTCATGACCGAGGGCACCATGCTTCTTACAGGTGTTGACGTTGACATCCGGTTTGGTACGCCCATCCCCATTGCAGGCTTTCTGCACAACTGGCTGGTTGAGAGCGATCTTACATCCAGACGAAGGATTACCTTTTCAAACACCATGGCCTCCAGGCCCGTCATGAAAACCGTTTCTATCGAGATTATGGAACGATACATGGCGTCGGTCTATGGGATGACCACCCTTAATTATGACCACATATTTGCATCCATTCTCAAATACTTTCCAGGCCCTGTCATTGGGGTTTACGATTTCAAATGCAGGGCCTTTCTGGCCATAACGGGCAGGGTCATGGAATCAGACCAGAACCTGCACGGAAGCCTCTACCAGAACCAAATCCATCTTCTGACCGATGACCGGCACAACCGGTTTGGCGATTTTATTCAGACCGCCGTTGATACAGGACGCGTCACCCTGGAAAATGGAAATATCCTTAAAAAAAATGAACCCTTGAACACGAATCTGAATTTCCATCGAATACGCATTGATGATCCAGTCTCGGTCATGGCCAACGAGGTTGACCCCTTGACAGACGTACAGCTCTTTCTGATTGAACTTGCCCGGAAAACACCCCGGGAAATTTCCATCCTTGTCAAGAACCGATTGCTCCAAAAGGAGAAGGCTGATTTTGAAAATGATTACAACACTTATTTTATAGAAAATGAATCAAAACCAAAGGGTGTAGGCAAATCGATTTTTCTCCCCTCAAACACGGGCGCCACCAGGGGCGTTCTTCTCATCCATGGATACATGGCAGCCCCTGCTGAAATGAAAGGAATTGCTCAGTTTTTCAATGATAGGGGATACAGCGTCCATGCACCCAGACTCAAGGGCCACGGCACCGGGCCTGAAAATCTGGCAGTGGTGAGTTATGAAGAGTGGATCGAATCGGCCGAAGAGGGGTATGCTGTTTTACGGCACCTGTGTGACAAGATTTTTATCGGTGGTTTTTCAACAGGTGCAGGAATCGCCCTTGATCTTGCAACCCGGGTGGAAAAGGTCCATGGGGTGTTTGCCGTGGCACCGCCAAGGGAAATCCTGGATTCAGGCGCCTATTTTGCGCCTGCCATGGACATCTGGAACCATCTTCTGAAACGGACAAAGATCGGTACTATTGCAAAGGATTTTATTCACCACGAAACTGAAAATCCTGGAATTGACTATCTTCGAAATCCAATCGCCGGTATACGCCAGCTTGAAAAATTCATGGAGAAACTTGAACCGAAGATTGGCCACATCAAGACCCCTGTTCTGGTGGTTCAGTCAAGGAAAGATCCAATGGTAAAACCGGATGAAACAGCCAAGCTGTTTAAAAAGCTTGGCTGCGTAATCAAGGAATTTTATCTGTTGGATTTTGACCGCCATGGCATTCTTCTGGGCAGGGGTGCCCATCGGGTCTACAGGATCATTGCCGAGTTTATGGATTCCCTGGAAACAACGGACAGTGATTTAACTCTATCAGGGCCGGATGTGATACCCGGCCCTGACAAATAG
- the fusA gene encoding elongation factor G — MLKDLKRVRNIGISAHIDSGKTTLTERILFYTDKIHQIHEVRGKDGAGAVMDSMELERERGITIASAATHCEWKTFAVNIIDTPGHVDFTVEVERSLRVLDGVVLILCSVSGVQSQSITVDQQMKRYQVPCIAFVNKCDRSGANPYRVAKQLRDKLGHNSVLMQIPIGLEDKLKGVVDLVTMKAYYFEGDNGEKVIVKDIPAELAEDAAEKREIMIDAVSAFSDDLTDAILEEKEISEEMIKEAVRKGTIAREMTPVFMGSAYKNTAVQPLLDAVLDYLPSPIDVENVAIDLDNNEETVTLESSFDKPTVALAFKLEDGQYGQLTYMRVYQGCLKKGDTVINSRDGRKTKVGRLIRMHASEMEEVNEIPAGHIGAMFGVDCASGDTFVSPGINYSLIAMHVMDPVISLSLQPVDNKSQINMSKALNRFTKEDPTFKTFVDKETNETIIQGMGELHLEVYVERMKREYKAEVITGKPRVAYRETITRKAEFNYTHKKQTGGSGQFGRVMGYVEPFDEEFEFVNKVTGGRIPTQFISSCEKGFKNSMDKGPKMEFPITGVRVVLEDGAYHAVDSSEMAFQAAARGGFREGYLKAKPVIHEPIMKVVIETPNEFQGSCMGLINQRRGIIQGSQEEGVMSVIESSVPLSEMFGFSTILRSATQGKAQFSMEFSAYKQVPQSVADELVKAKEEEDKKKN, encoded by the coding sequence ATGCTTAAGGACTTAAAAAGGGTAAGGAATATCGGAATCAGCGCCCATATCGATTCGGGTAAAACAACACTTACAGAAAGGATTTTGTTCTATACCGACAAAATCCACCAGATCCATGAGGTCAGGGGCAAAGACGGCGCAGGTGCTGTCATGGACTCCATGGAGCTTGAACGCGAACGCGGCATCACCATTGCTTCGGCCGCCACACATTGCGAGTGGAAAACATTTGCTGTCAATATTATCGATACGCCTGGCCATGTGGATTTTACCGTGGAGGTTGAACGTTCTCTCAGGGTACTTGACGGCGTTGTGCTTATTCTCTGTTCTGTTTCAGGGGTTCAGTCCCAGTCCATCACCGTTGATCAGCAGATGAAACGTTACCAGGTCCCCTGCATCGCCTTTGTCAACAAGTGCGACAGAAGCGGTGCCAACCCCTACAGGGTGGCAAAACAGCTTCGGGACAAGCTCGGCCATAACTCGGTCCTCATGCAGATTCCCATCGGTCTTGAAGATAAGCTCAAAGGTGTTGTGGATCTTGTTACCATGAAGGCCTATTATTTTGAGGGTGACAACGGCGAAAAGGTCATAGTCAAGGATATTCCGGCAGAACTTGCAGAAGACGCAGCCGAGAAGCGAGAAATCATGATCGATGCGGTTTCCGCATTTTCCGACGATCTCACGGACGCCATCCTTGAAGAAAAAGAAATCTCCGAAGAGATGATCAAAGAAGCGGTCCGCAAGGGAACCATTGCCCGGGAGATGACGCCTGTGTTCATGGGCTCTGCCTATAAGAATACGGCTGTTCAGCCCCTGCTTGACGCTGTACTTGACTATCTGCCCTCGCCCATTGATGTTGAAAATGTCGCCATTGACCTTGACAACAATGAAGAGACCGTTACGCTCGAAAGTAGCTTTGATAAGCCCACGGTTGCCCTTGCTTTTAAGCTTGAGGACGGCCAGTATGGCCAGCTCACTTACATGCGGGTCTACCAGGGGTGTTTGAAAAAAGGCGACACAGTGATCAATTCCAGGGACGGCAGAAAGACAAAGGTCGGCAGGCTCATCCGCATGCACGCCTCTGAAATGGAAGAGGTGAATGAGATTCCTGCAGGTCATATTGGTGCCATGTTCGGTGTTGACTGTGCATCTGGAGACACCTTTGTGAGCCCAGGTATTAACTACTCCCTGATTGCCATGCACGTCATGGACCCGGTTATCTCCCTCTCCCTTCAGCCGGTTGACAACAAGTCCCAGATCAACATGTCCAAGGCTCTCAACCGGTTCACCAAGGAGGATCCCACATTCAAGACCTTTGTGGATAAGGAGACCAACGAAACCATTATCCAGGGTATGGGTGAGCTTCACCTTGAGGTCTATGTGGAGCGCATGAAGCGTGAGTACAAGGCCGAGGTGATCACCGGCAAGCCCCGGGTTGCCTATCGTGAGACCATCACCCGTAAAGCTGAATTCAACTACACCCACAAGAAGCAGACCGGTGGTTCGGGCCAGTTTGGACGGGTTATGGGGTATGTGGAACCCTTTGACGAAGAGTTTGAATTTGTCAACAAGGTCACGGGCGGAAGAATTCCCACCCAGTTCATCTCTTCGTGTGAAAAAGGGTTCAAGAACTCAATGGACAAGGGACCCAAGATGGAGTTCCCAATCACCGGAGTCCGGGTGGTCCTTGAAGACGGTGCCTACCATGCCGTGGATTCGTCTGAAATGGCTTTCCAGGCTGCGGCAAGGGGCGGTTTCCGCGAAGGATATCTCAAGGCAAAGCCGGTTATCCACGAGCCCATCATGAAGGTTGTCATTGAGACTCCCAACGAGTTCCAGGGTTCGTGTATGGGTCTTATCAACCAGCGCAGGGGTATTATCCAGGGCTCCCAGGAAGAGGGAGTCATGTCTGTAATTGAGTCCAGCGTTCCCCTTTCCGAGATGTTTGGTTTCTCGACTATTCTTCGATCCGCCACCCAGGGAAAGGCCCAGTTTTCCATGGAATTTTCAGCTTACAAGCAGGTACCCCAGTCGGTTGCCGATGAGCTTGTAAAGGCCAAAGAAGAAGAAGATAAGAAGAAAAATTAA
- the rsmG gene encoding 16S rRNA (guanine(527)-N(7))-methyltransferase RsmG — protein sequence MSSKKHIPDPPFGGAWKEMVKSGGDQLGIALSPDHLGTMARHGTELLKWNRKFNITSITDPREMATKHFIDSLAIAPHIPENARVLDMGSGGGFPGVPLKVVRPDLEVVLVDASRKRVSFLNRLVSLTGLKSITAVHARAEILAKDPAFAGRFDVVTSRAFTALDRFVVLAAPFLSPTGIIFAMKGRAGTEEAHAVSLSKYEVKTISYLLPLEDHGRTIVSVKPL from the coding sequence ATGTCAAGCAAAAAACATATCCCAGACCCGCCCTTTGGCGGAGCCTGGAAGGAGATGGTCAAAAGCGGCGGTGATCAGTTGGGAATAGCCCTTAGCCCGGATCACCTTGGGACCATGGCACGCCATGGAACAGAGCTTTTAAAGTGGAACCGGAAGTTCAACATCACCTCGATTACCGATCCCCGGGAGATGGCCACAAAACATTTTATCGACAGCCTTGCCATTGCCCCCCATATTCCAGAAAATGCCAGGGTGCTCGACATGGGGTCGGGGGGCGGTTTTCCCGGTGTTCCCCTCAAGGTGGTTCGACCGGACTTGGAGGTTGTGCTGGTGGACGCATCCAGAAAACGGGTTTCGTTTCTCAACCGCCTTGTAAGTCTGACCGGACTCAAGTCAATCACCGCCGTCCATGCCCGGGCGGAAATCCTTGCCAAAGACCCGGCTTTCGCCGGCAGGTTCGATGTGGTTACATCCCGAGCCTTTACCGCCCTTGACCGATTTGTTGTGCTGGCCGCGCCTTTTTTGTCACCCACTGGTATTATTTTTGCCATGAAGGGCAGGGCGGGCACCGAGGAGGCCCACGCCGTCTCCCTGTCGAAATATGAGGTAAAAACCATCTCTTATCTGCTTCCGTTGGAAGACCATGGCCGGACCATTGTTTCAGTTAAGCCCCTTTAG